The following proteins are co-located in the Solanum pennellii chromosome 1, SPENNV200 genome:
- the LOC107021804 gene encoding uncharacterized protein K02A2.6-like, with product MDVIGLIEPSASDGQRFILVAIDYFTKWMEAASYKSVTNKVVADFVRNNLICRFGVPESLITDNGANLNSHLMRDICDQFKITHRNSTAYRPQMNGVYGTEEVIPAEVEIPSLRIIQKAEFSNAEWVNKSIDQLTLIDEKRMIVVCHG from the exons atggatgtcatcggtcTGATAGAACCATCCGCTTCTGATGGACAAAGATTcattttggttgccattgattaCTTCACCAAGTGGATGGAAGCAGCTTCTTACAAGTCGGTAACGAATAAAGTGGTAGCTGATTTTGTTCGAAATAATTTGATATGCAGGTTCGGAGTACCAGAATCGctcattactgataatggtgcaaatcttAATAGTCACCtgatgagagatatatgtgaCCAATTTAAGATCACGCACCGGAATTCAACCGCTTATCGTCCCCAAATGAATGGAG tatatggaacagaagaagtcatacctgctgaagttgaGATACCATCCTTAAGGATCATCCAAAAAGCAGAATTTAGTAATGCTGAGTGGGTCAACAAGAGCATTGATCAGTTAACTTTGATCGATGAGAAGAGAATGAttgttgtttgtcatggttAG